One genomic region from Stackebrandtia nassauensis DSM 44728 encodes:
- a CDS encoding right-handed parallel beta-helix repeat-containing protein → MTEPKHHRAQTLVIVVAALVAASVAIVLASLGGTRDLYVSTSGDDSWDGSLERPFASLKRAQKEVRALTDSMGADITVHVRGGTYRLSQPLKFNGEADSGRNGHRVVYQAYGYGTSEPERVTISGGHKVSGWNTDDGVWSAKVGDLRTRQLYVDGDRAPRAGLGGGIPGDAIATKTGYTTDSTAPQSWKDPENIEFVYTLALYTDRRCGVKDVTGDESGSTITMDSECWGLMLAEADDPVLGEKGELPSEPTDIVNSRSFLDKAGSWFLDRTGSGEHTLFYKPLPGQEPGSTEVVAPRLETLVDGSGGSGKRLHDVDLNGFTFAEATWLAPDEPSGFVSSWSSYSLPGEQARRTVPGNVRFRDSDRIGLRGNTFTRLGGQGLEISSSSSGFVVAGNEFTDISDGGIVMGLLPPDTAGEHRDNRIADNWVHDIGVENRAASGIWLMGTKDATIEHNQVNDVPHMGILAGRDPDVPAATSGTRILGNLVIDAMQRIGDGGGIYLRGSQGDSYADGALVKGNVVTNARTDTGGFFNIGIYTDDGSKWVTVADNATYDNLAAIGGCDESPRRPVDRIRFTGNFWDDAVPEGIDRMDFPGAWPCGQPHHVSFAGNTTLSQTAPARACRSNLDCVTILKRAGLSDEYRELLRDK, encoded by the coding sequence ATGACCGAACCGAAGCACCACCGCGCCCAGACGCTCGTGATCGTGGTCGCGGCACTTGTCGCCGCCAGTGTGGCCATCGTGTTGGCGTCGCTGGGCGGCACGCGGGACCTCTACGTGTCGACGTCCGGCGACGACTCCTGGGACGGCAGCCTGGAGCGGCCGTTCGCGTCCCTGAAGCGCGCCCAGAAGGAGGTTCGCGCGTTGACCGACTCGATGGGCGCCGACATCACCGTCCACGTCCGGGGCGGAACCTACCGGCTGTCACAGCCGCTGAAGTTCAACGGGGAGGCCGATTCCGGTCGCAACGGGCATCGAGTGGTCTACCAGGCCTACGGCTACGGGACGTCCGAACCTGAGCGGGTCACGATCAGCGGTGGCCACAAGGTCAGCGGCTGGAACACCGACGACGGCGTGTGGAGCGCGAAGGTCGGCGACCTGCGGACCCGGCAGCTGTACGTCGACGGCGATCGCGCGCCCCGGGCCGGGCTCGGCGGCGGGATTCCCGGTGACGCTATAGCCACCAAAACCGGTTACACCACCGACAGCACCGCGCCACAGTCCTGGAAGGACCCGGAGAACATCGAGTTCGTGTACACGCTGGCGCTGTACACCGATCGCCGTTGCGGCGTCAAGGATGTCACCGGCGATGAGTCCGGTTCGACGATCACCATGGACTCCGAGTGCTGGGGGCTGATGCTGGCCGAGGCCGACGACCCGGTGCTCGGCGAGAAGGGCGAACTGCCCTCCGAACCGACCGACATCGTCAACTCGCGAAGCTTCCTCGACAAGGCGGGTTCGTGGTTCCTCGACCGCACCGGTTCCGGGGAACACACGCTGTTCTATAAGCCGCTGCCGGGACAGGAACCGGGGAGCACCGAGGTCGTCGCGCCGCGATTGGAGACCCTTGTAGATGGTTCAGGCGGGTCCGGGAAGCGGCTGCACGACGTCGATCTCAACGGCTTCACCTTCGCCGAGGCCACCTGGCTGGCTCCGGACGAACCGAGCGGGTTCGTCAGTTCGTGGAGTTCCTATTCGCTGCCCGGCGAGCAGGCCCGCCGTACCGTCCCCGGCAATGTGAGGTTCCGCGACAGTGATCGGATTGGCTTGCGCGGCAACACTTTCACTCGGCTCGGCGGCCAGGGTCTTGAGATCTCGTCCAGCAGTTCCGGTTTCGTGGTGGCGGGCAACGAGTTCACCGACATCTCCGACGGCGGCATCGTCATGGGGCTGCTGCCGCCCGACACGGCCGGGGAACATCGCGACAACCGGATCGCCGACAACTGGGTGCACGACATCGGGGTGGAGAACCGAGCCGCCTCGGGGATCTGGCTCATGGGCACCAAGGACGCCACCATTGAGCACAACCAGGTCAACGACGTCCCGCACATGGGCATCCTCGCCGGACGCGACCCGGACGTGCCCGCCGCGACCAGCGGCACCCGGATCCTCGGCAACCTGGTGATCGACGCGATGCAGCGGATCGGGGACGGTGGCGGCATCTACCTGCGCGGCAGCCAGGGTGACTCCTATGCCGACGGTGCGCTGGTGAAGGGCAATGTGGTCACCAACGCGCGCACCGACACCGGGGGTTTCTTCAACATCGGGATCTACACCGACGATGGCTCGAAGTGGGTCACGGTGGCGGACAACGCCACCTACGACAACCTGGCGGCGATCGGCGGTTGCGACGAGTCGCCGCGGCGTCCGGTGGACCGGATCCGCTTCACCGGGAACTTCTGGGACGACGCGGTTCCCGAGGGCATCGACCGGATGGACTTCCCGGGTGCGTGGCCGTGCGGGCAGCCGCACCACGTCTCCTTCGCGGGCAACACCACGCTGTCACAGACCGCCCCGGCGCGGGCGTGTCGGTCCAATCTGGATTGCGTCACGATACTCAAGCGAGCTGGCCTTTCGGACGAATACCGGGAACTGTTGCGGGACAAGTGA
- a CDS encoding response regulator, with the protein MDEPLRLLVVDDQTLVREALAGLLDAEPEFTVVGQAADGSEVPALARDSDPDIVIMDVRMPDVDGVEATARLTRERPQSKVILLTTFDVDAYVYAGLRAGASGFLLKDSHAATLIAAVHTVASGNAVLSPWATSRLVSTFAPLLPEPLATPPRLKALTARERDVLSLTGRGLSNNEIATELGIGYETVKSHLRSVMTKLRLRDRVHAVIVAYETGLLRPSE; encoded by the coding sequence ATGGACGAACCGCTGCGCCTCCTGGTCGTCGACGACCAGACGCTCGTCCGCGAGGCCCTCGCCGGACTCCTCGACGCCGAACCCGAGTTCACCGTGGTCGGACAAGCCGCCGACGGCTCCGAAGTCCCCGCACTGGCCCGCGACAGCGACCCCGACATCGTCATCATGGACGTCCGCATGCCCGATGTGGACGGCGTCGAGGCCACCGCCCGACTGACCCGCGAACGCCCACAGTCGAAGGTCATCCTCCTGACCACCTTCGACGTCGACGCCTACGTGTACGCGGGCCTGCGAGCCGGAGCCAGCGGCTTCCTCCTCAAGGACTCCCACGCCGCCACCCTGATCGCCGCCGTCCACACCGTCGCCTCCGGCAACGCGGTGCTCTCCCCTTGGGCCACTTCACGACTGGTGTCGACCTTCGCCCCGCTGCTGCCGGAACCCCTGGCCACACCCCCGCGACTCAAAGCCCTCACGGCCCGCGAACGCGACGTCCTGTCACTGACCGGCCGGGGCCTGTCCAACAACGAGATCGCCACCGAACTCGGCATCGGCTACGAAACCGTCAAGAGCCACCTCAGGTCCGTGATGACGAAACTGCGGCTGCGCGACCGCGTCCACGCCGTCATCGTCGCCTACGAGACCGGCCTGCTGCGCCCGTCCGAATGA
- a CDS encoding carboxypeptidase regulatory-like domain-containing protein, with the protein MPGSRFIRRSLASLAGLAIVAATLSASAADPSAEPGEPIVKPAAAFDTSTPLRDMDPKGVPEAATVQQDHPLGSLGKSTVDKTAETGSAAVQNDAAANMPGILNDFEGVGNTFGGAPPDTNGDVGPDHYMQYINISFAIWNKQGDLLYGPAPNNTLFQGFGGECESHNDGDAIVLYDEQADRWMASQFAIFTDSGVNHQCIAVSATGDPLGAWHRYDFEYPADAINDYPKFGIWPDGYYMTANEFDNQTFEFLGAGALVYERERMLAGAPANQIYFHLDQRFGGLLPADAEGLSPPDGAPNPFTAMNDDAWGTVTQDTLHVWNFKTDWNVPGNSSFGNALEPDQNLVTEPFDSDLCQYERDCVPQQGTDVGLDAISDRLMYRAGYRNFDDHQSIVLNQSVDANGADHAGVRWYELRNTGGDWKIHQQSTFAPDADHRWMGSIGMDVSGNIAMGYTISNTNRYPSIGYAGRLADDPLGQLSQGEAVMTEGTGSQTGFNRWGDYSSMSVDPTDGCTFWYTSEYVPETGAATWSTRIGSFRFDNCSDGASGVVSGVVTDAKSGKPVPGAKISASGDGSTVTDAKGGYTLRLPVGDYQLRATAFGYKTQTSNVKITRDSETRVDFALPRAPRATLSGKVTDGGGHGWPVYSAITIEGFADPVYTDPVTGEFEIEVPEGGYALTATAEYPGYEPRTEAVEVDGNTEVEFALSTTPDCTASGYTPKFDDLQLSESFNGGTPSGWEVVNNGGALPWAFDDPGGRGNLTGGEGGFAIGDSDLPGRGTFVDTYLISPKLDLSSLDSPVLRFKTDYRSISDDIARVEVSGPDDTWSTIWDSSGVSVRNTQVEIPLVPTLSAAELAASETRLRFHYRGEYAWWWQLDDIQVGDGACELVQGGRVVGQVTDTSGKALDGAKVRDSVSGESATTGATPGDPALGDGFYALFTTTTTNHDLVASKSKYAEVARKVDVKKDAVVRADFKLGAGHFAVEPGEIDTNVTLGGSWTEQLKVTNTGDAKATLDIKEAEGGFDPMSADDGAARLVKPVQGEASQGMETKADTKSGAVTAAEVPDDAEWGALPEYPTTISSNAAARGEDAIYVVGGFDGNETTTASFKYDLVDGGWSPIAPLPTPLQKPAAAFIDGTLYVYGGWNPDGSTSTKLFKYDPAGDSWSQGANGPTGVSAPGQAVVDGKLYIVGGCRNDVCDKSAQTQVYDPSGDSWANEAYYPVDLAWASCGGIGDTLVCAGGAGAEGSGLRGVSVLKPGDDEWSEAASLPIDLWGSAYDVANGMLVVNSGITGGTSVTNASFGYDLTADEWVTLPNSSQTRFRAAGACGFARIGGSDANRQPVNDAELLSGFDDCGDGTADISWLKPSKTSVTLDPGKSTTVDVTLSATVADGVEQPGTYTAELRFGSDTPFRVDPIPVTMSVAPKANMGKLLGTVSGTKCDGTAVMIPEAQVQVKNAAGKRFDLYTGADGRYQYWFTKGKYTIIVHKDGWSAEARSVTVKQGQLNLADFVLDKLGC; encoded by the coding sequence ATGCCCGGATCCCGATTTATCAGACGATCGCTGGCATCCCTTGCGGGACTTGCGATCGTCGCCGCCACCCTGTCCGCCTCGGCGGCCGACCCGTCCGCCGAACCCGGCGAACCGATCGTCAAGCCCGCCGCCGCCTTCGACACCTCCACACCACTGCGGGACATGGATCCCAAGGGGGTCCCCGAGGCGGCGACAGTCCAGCAGGACCATCCACTGGGAAGCCTCGGAAAATCCACCGTAGACAAGACAGCCGAGACCGGCAGCGCCGCCGTCCAGAACGACGCGGCGGCGAACATGCCCGGCATCCTCAACGACTTCGAAGGTGTCGGAAACACCTTCGGGGGCGCCCCTCCCGACACCAACGGGGATGTCGGCCCCGACCACTACATGCAGTACATCAACATCTCCTTCGCGATCTGGAACAAGCAGGGCGACCTGCTGTACGGGCCCGCCCCCAACAACACCCTGTTCCAGGGCTTCGGCGGCGAATGCGAGTCCCACAACGACGGTGACGCGATCGTGCTGTACGACGAGCAGGCCGACCGCTGGATGGCCAGCCAGTTCGCGATCTTCACCGACAGCGGCGTCAACCACCAGTGCATCGCGGTCTCGGCCACCGGAGACCCGCTGGGCGCGTGGCACCGCTACGACTTCGAGTACCCGGCCGACGCGATCAACGACTACCCGAAGTTCGGCATCTGGCCCGACGGCTACTACATGACCGCCAACGAGTTCGACAACCAGACCTTCGAGTTCCTGGGTGCCGGAGCCCTCGTCTACGAACGGGAACGGATGCTCGCCGGGGCACCGGCGAACCAGATCTACTTCCACCTCGACCAGCGATTCGGCGGTCTGCTGCCCGCCGACGCCGAGGGACTGTCCCCACCGGACGGCGCGCCGAACCCGTTCACCGCGATGAACGACGACGCCTGGGGCACCGTCACACAGGACACCCTGCACGTGTGGAACTTCAAGACCGACTGGAACGTCCCGGGCAACTCCAGCTTCGGCAACGCCCTGGAGCCGGACCAGAACCTCGTCACCGAGCCCTTCGACTCCGACCTGTGTCAGTACGAACGAGATTGCGTGCCACAACAGGGAACCGACGTCGGACTCGACGCGATCTCCGACCGGCTGATGTACCGGGCCGGGTATCGCAACTTCGACGACCACCAGTCGATCGTGCTGAACCAGTCGGTCGACGCGAACGGCGCCGACCACGCCGGGGTGCGCTGGTACGAACTGCGCAACACCGGCGGCGACTGGAAGATCCACCAGCAGAGCACCTTCGCCCCCGACGCGGATCACCGCTGGATGGGCAGCATCGGCATGGACGTCTCGGGCAACATCGCCATGGGATACACCATCTCGAACACCAACCGGTACCCGTCCATCGGTTACGCCGGACGGCTCGCCGACGACCCGCTCGGCCAGCTGTCGCAGGGCGAGGCCGTCATGACCGAGGGAACCGGTTCCCAGACCGGGTTCAACCGCTGGGGCGACTACTCGTCCATGTCGGTGGACCCGACCGACGGGTGCACCTTCTGGTACACCAGCGAATACGTTCCCGAGACCGGCGCGGCGACCTGGAGCACCCGGATCGGCTCGTTCCGGTTCGACAACTGCTCCGACGGCGCCAGCGGCGTCGTGTCCGGAGTGGTCACCGACGCCAAGTCCGGGAAACCCGTACCGGGAGCCAAGATCAGCGCCAGCGGCGACGGCTCCACCGTCACCGACGCCAAGGGCGGGTACACGCTGCGGCTGCCGGTGGGCGACTACCAGCTGCGGGCCACAGCCTTCGGCTACAAGACCCAGACCAGCAACGTGAAGATCACCAGGGACAGTGAGACCAGGGTCGACTTCGCGCTGCCGCGCGCACCCCGGGCCACCCTGTCCGGCAAGGTGACCGACGGCGGCGGCCACGGCTGGCCGGTGTACTCGGCCATCACGATCGAGGGCTTCGCCGATCCGGTCTACACCGACCCGGTGACCGGCGAGTTCGAGATCGAGGTCCCCGAGGGCGGCTACGCCCTCACCGCGACCGCCGAGTACCCGGGCTACGAGCCCCGCACCGAGGCCGTCGAGGTGGACGGCAACACCGAGGTGGAGTTCGCGTTGTCCACCACCCCCGACTGCACCGCGTCGGGCTACACGCCGAAGTTCGACGACCTGCAACTGTCGGAGTCGTTCAACGGCGGCACCCCGTCCGGCTGGGAGGTCGTCAACAACGGCGGCGCGCTGCCGTGGGCCTTCGACGATCCCGGCGGCCGGGGCAACCTGACCGGCGGCGAGGGCGGTTTCGCCATCGGAGACAGCGACCTCCCGGGTCGCGGCACCTTCGTCGACACCTACCTGATCAGTCCGAAACTGGATCTGTCCTCGCTGGACAGTCCGGTGCTCCGGTTCAAGACCGACTACCGCAGCATCAGCGACGACATCGCGCGCGTCGAGGTCTCCGGCCCCGACGACACCTGGTCGACCATCTGGGACTCCTCCGGGGTCTCGGTGCGCAACACGCAGGTCGAGATACCGCTGGTGCCGACACTGTCGGCCGCCGAACTGGCCGCCTCCGAGACGCGACTGCGGTTCCACTACCGCGGCGAGTACGCCTGGTGGTGGCAGCTGGACGACATCCAGGTCGGCGACGGCGCCTGCGAACTCGTCCAGGGCGGCCGGGTCGTCGGTCAGGTGACCGACACCTCCGGCAAGGCCCTGGACGGCGCGAAGGTCCGTGACTCGGTCAGCGGCGAATCGGCGACGACGGGCGCCACCCCGGGCGATCCGGCCCTGGGCGACGGCTTCTACGCGCTGTTCACCACGACCACCACCAACCACGACCTGGTGGCGTCCAAGAGCAAGTACGCCGAGGTCGCCAGGAAGGTCGACGTCAAGAAGGACGCGGTGGTGCGAGCCGACTTCAAACTCGGCGCCGGGCACTTCGCGGTGGAACCCGGCGAGATCGACACCAATGTCACCCTGGGCGGCAGCTGGACCGAACAGCTGAAGGTCACCAACACCGGTGACGCCAAGGCCACTCTCGACATCAAGGAGGCCGAGGGCGGTTTCGACCCGATGTCGGCCGACGACGGTGCCGCGCGGCTGGTGAAACCGGTGCAGGGCGAAGCCTCACAGGGCATGGAGACCAAGGCCGACACCAAGTCGGGCGCCGTCACCGCGGCGGAGGTCCCGGACGATGCCGAGTGGGGAGCGTTGCCGGAGTACCCGACGACGATCTCCTCCAACGCGGCGGCCCGTGGCGAGGACGCGATCTATGTGGTCGGTGGCTTCGACGGCAACGAGACCACCACCGCAAGCTTCAAGTACGACCTCGTCGACGGCGGCTGGTCACCGATCGCGCCACTGCCGACACCGTTGCAGAAACCGGCGGCGGCGTTCATCGACGGCACCCTGTACGTGTACGGCGGCTGGAACCCCGACGGCAGTACCTCGACGAAACTGTTCAAGTACGACCCCGCCGGTGACTCCTGGTCGCAGGGCGCCAACGGTCCCACCGGTGTCTCCGCCCCCGGACAGGCCGTTGTGGACGGAAAGCTGTACATAGTGGGCGGCTGTCGCAACGACGTGTGCGACAAGTCCGCTCAGACCCAGGTCTACGACCCGTCTGGTGACTCCTGGGCGAACGAGGCCTACTACCCGGTCGACCTCGCCTGGGCGTCCTGCGGCGGCATCGGCGACACCCTCGTGTGCGCGGGCGGCGCCGGCGCCGAGGGCAGCGGACTGCGCGGCGTGTCCGTCCTCAAGCCAGGGGACGACGAATGGTCCGAAGCGGCGTCGCTGCCCATCGACCTGTGGGGCAGCGCCTACGACGTCGCCAACGGCATGCTGGTCGTCAACTCCGGCATCACCGGCGGCACCTCGGTCACCAACGCCAGCTTCGGTTACGACCTGACGGCCGACGAGTGGGTCACGCTGCCCAACTCCTCGCAGACCCGCTTCCGTGCGGCCGGAGCCTGCGGCTTCGCCCGGATCGGCGGCAGTGACGCGAACCGTCAGCCCGTCAACGACGCCGAACTGTTGAGCGGATTCGACGACTGCGGAGACGGTACCGCCGACATCTCGTGGCTGAAGCCGTCGAAGACCTCGGTGACCCTGGACCCCGGGAAGTCGACGACCGTCGACGTCACGCTGTCCGCCACGGTCGCCGACGGTGTCGAGCAACCGGGAACCTACACCGCCGAACTGCGCTTCGGCTCCGACACCCCGTTCCGGGTGGATCCGATACCGGTCACCATGTCCGTGGCCCCCAAGGCCAATATGGGCAAACTGCTGGGCACCGTCAGCGGCACCAAGTGCGACGGTACCGCCGTGATGATCCCCGAAGCCCAGGTGCAGGTCAAGAACGCCGCCGGTAAGCGGTTCGACCTGTACACCGGGGCCGACGGCCGGTACCAGTACTGGTTCACCAAGGGCAAGTACACCATCATCGTCCACAAGGACGGATGGAGTGCCGAAGCCCGATCGGTGACGGTGAAACAGGGACAACTCAACCTGGCCGACTTCGTCCTGGACAAACTCGGCTGCTGA
- a CDS encoding sensor histidine kinase: MSTRIAGLPWSWRPSRRAAIAASAILAVATTVAALAHVSHFEPPGAQPWIDYALALAGSLPLALLYRRPLAVCSIVVASDLAVWFFRPSWTMAGALVLPVVIYAATSRHGRPVAAVSWLVCATGLATATAVVAPVFLADGTWVVVALLAAVGAIAGDAAHARRRWHAHDRAARQRRAALEERLRLSRDLHDVVGHHLTAIALQADAATRRLQHDAAAHAGASEPTPTPADPASADAVTSSIPPAANHFAVVADTARTALAETRRLIAYLRQGTDHPTADQPGIDELPQLIAEALRDGLIVDLHTTAPAAVPPAIGLAAYRVVQEALTNVRKHSGAPTARVEISGPPELLTIRVADSGPAAEATTRTGFGLTGLRERVEAQGGQLLAGPRDSGGFEVLASIPLTSGP; encoded by the coding sequence GTGAGCACCAGGATTGCCGGTCTGCCGTGGTCCTGGCGGCCGTCGCGCCGAGCCGCGATCGCCGCCAGCGCGATCCTCGCCGTGGCCACCACCGTCGCCGCCCTCGCCCACGTCAGCCACTTCGAACCGCCCGGCGCCCAACCCTGGATCGACTACGCGCTGGCCCTCGCCGGTTCGCTGCCCCTGGCGCTGCTCTACCGGCGACCGCTCGCGGTCTGCTCGATAGTGGTGGCCTCCGATCTGGCCGTCTGGTTCTTCCGTCCGTCATGGACGATGGCGGGCGCCCTGGTGCTGCCCGTGGTCATCTACGCCGCCACCAGCAGACACGGCCGCCCGGTCGCGGCCGTCAGCTGGCTCGTCTGCGCGACCGGACTCGCCACCGCGACAGCCGTGGTCGCCCCCGTCTTCCTGGCCGACGGCACCTGGGTGGTCGTGGCGCTGCTGGCCGCCGTCGGCGCCATCGCCGGGGACGCCGCCCACGCGCGCCGCCGCTGGCACGCCCACGACCGCGCCGCCCGCCAACGCCGGGCCGCGTTGGAGGAGCGCCTGCGCCTGTCGCGCGACCTGCACGACGTCGTCGGCCATCACCTCACCGCGATCGCGCTGCAAGCCGACGCCGCGACCCGCCGTCTCCAGCACGACGCCGCCGCACACGCTGGCGCATCCGAGCCGACGCCGACTCCAGCGGACCCCGCGTCCGCCGATGCCGTGACGTCCTCGATCCCGCCCGCCGCGAACCACTTCGCCGTCGTCGCCGACACCGCCCGCACCGCCCTGGCCGAAACCCGCCGGCTCATCGCCTACCTACGCCAGGGCACCGACCACCCCACCGCCGACCAGCCCGGCATCGACGAACTCCCGCAACTGATCGCCGAAGCCCTCCGGGACGGCCTCATCGTCGACCTGCACACCACCGCGCCCGCGGCCGTGCCACCCGCCATCGGCCTCGCCGCCTACCGCGTCGTCCAGGAAGCGCTCACCAACGTCCGCAAGCACTCTGGCGCCCCGACCGCCCGCGTCGAGATCAGCGGCCCACCCGAACTGCTGACCATCCGCGTCGCCGACTCCGGCCCCGCCGCCGAAGCCACGACCCGCACGGGTTTCGGCCTCACCGGCCTGCGCGAACGTGTCGAAGCCCAAGGCGGCCAACTACTCGCGGGACCACGCGACAGCGGCGGCTTCGAAGTCCTCGCCAGCATCCCGCTCACCTCAGGACCATGA
- a CDS encoding class I adenylate-forming enzyme family protein, which yields MGTPVYPQTLLDALRREPESPAFEHGARVVARGELLDVIAGYVAGLRAAGVGPGKGVAIATATTAEGFAAQIAAHVVGSRVVGVLPDLPSGHLRHIFDDVEYLLVDAETGTPDLLGAAKGCQVLTVGADLAGDGGSLVPQGRRETIAYITFTSGSTGSPRGIAFTYAAMSGNWSLQPEVWGSRTEELAETHNRFLLYGSLSSAIVFEQLGLTLLSGGTAVIPEGPVEFPDVIERLGITMCLLSVPRYHRVLDALRDKEVDISSLRCAIVAGSPVSPRRLAEGFERLGPVLRQTYGQTEDGTLTMLTKDDVDQWPEALSSVGRVWENVQLEIRDAVGRAVPPGRSGEVWVRTPGQLCGYWDDEEETVEVLRDGWVRTRDLGYLSGDGFVFLTGRSRDIIIVNAVLHYAGPIERALMEHPDVDQAFVVGTPDEDAGEAIHAIILPVKESHPEPQELRELVTRELGASAAPGHLHFVTEIPVAPGGKPDKRALLARVLG from the coding sequence ATGGGTACCCCCGTATACCCGCAGACGTTGTTGGACGCACTTCGGCGCGAGCCCGAGAGTCCGGCCTTCGAGCACGGCGCGCGTGTGGTGGCGCGCGGCGAACTGCTCGACGTCATCGCGGGCTATGTCGCGGGGCTGCGTGCCGCCGGAGTGGGGCCGGGCAAGGGCGTGGCCATCGCTACGGCCACAACGGCCGAGGGCTTCGCGGCCCAGATCGCTGCCCACGTGGTGGGCAGCCGGGTCGTCGGCGTGCTTCCCGACCTGCCGTCCGGACACTTGAGACACATCTTCGACGACGTCGAGTACCTGCTCGTGGACGCCGAGACCGGCACGCCCGACCTGCTGGGCGCCGCCAAGGGCTGTCAGGTGCTGACCGTCGGAGCGGATCTGGCCGGCGACGGCGGTTCGCTGGTGCCGCAGGGCCGACGCGAGACCATCGCCTACATCACCTTCACCAGCGGCAGCACCGGCTCGCCGAGGGGGATCGCGTTCACCTACGCCGCCATGTCCGGTAACTGGTCGCTGCAACCGGAAGTCTGGGGGTCGCGCACCGAGGAACTGGCCGAGACCCACAACCGGTTCCTGCTGTACGGCTCGCTGTCGAGCGCGATCGTCTTCGAGCAGCTGGGACTGACGCTGCTGTCCGGCGGCACCGCCGTGATCCCCGAGGGACCGGTCGAGTTCCCGGACGTGATCGAACGGCTGGGCATCACCATGTGCCTGCTGAGCGTCCCGCGTTACCACCGGGTCCTGGACGCGCTGCGGGACAAGGAGGTCGACATCTCCAGCCTCCGCTGCGCGATCGTGGCGGGTTCGCCGGTGTCGCCGCGTCGGCTGGCCGAGGGCTTCGAGCGGCTGGGTCCGGTGCTGCGGCAGACCTACGGGCAGACCGAGGACGGCACCCTGACGATGCTGACGAAGGACGACGTCGACCAGTGGCCGGAGGCACTGTCCTCAGTGGGCCGCGTGTGGGAGAACGTGCAATTGGAGATCCGGGACGCCGTGGGCCGAGCGGTGCCGCCGGGCCGGTCCGGGGAGGTGTGGGTGCGCACTCCCGGTCAGCTGTGCGGGTACTGGGACGACGAGGAGGAGACCGTCGAGGTACTGCGCGACGGCTGGGTGCGGACCCGGGACCTGGGTTACCTCAGCGGCGACGGCTTCGTGTTCCTCACCGGACGCTCCCGCGACATCATCATCGTCAACGCGGTGCTGCACTACGCCGGTCCGATCGAACGGGCGCTCATGGAGCACCCGGACGTGGACCAGGCCTTCGTGGTCGGCACCCCGGACGAGGACGCCGGGGAGGCGATCCACGCGATCATCCTGCCGGTCAAGGAGAGTCATCCCGAACCGCAGGAGTTGCGGGAACTGGTCACCCGGGAACTGGGTGCCTCCGCCGCGCCCGGCCACCTGCACTTCGTCACCGAGATCCCGGTCGCCCCGGGCGGCAAGCCCGACAAACGGGCACTGCTGGCCCGGGTCCTGGGCTAG
- a CDS encoding pyridoxamine 5'-phosphate oxidase family protein encodes MEPVETAKHVIDSNKYLTLGSVLDDGNPWTTPVYFTPDGYHRFYWVSNPDSVHSRNIAARSRVRIVVFDSSVRIGGAEAVFMDAEATLVPEAELADASALYSGRFPELREFGVDELTAPNSLRLYRADALNHEILVRGSDPVFGKGTDSRLLVDIPRG; translated from the coding sequence ATGGAACCCGTCGAAACCGCCAAGCACGTCATCGACTCCAACAAGTACCTCACCCTCGGCAGCGTCCTCGACGACGGCAACCCCTGGACAACCCCCGTCTACTTCACTCCCGACGGCTACCACCGCTTCTACTGGGTGTCCAACCCCGACTCGGTCCACTCCCGCAACATCGCCGCCCGCTCCCGGGTCCGCATCGTCGTCTTCGACTCCAGTGTCCGCATCGGCGGCGCCGAAGCGGTGTTCATGGACGCCGAGGCCACCCTCGTCCCCGAAGCCGAACTCGCCGACGCCTCGGCCCTCTACAGCGGACGATTCCCCGAACTGCGCGAGTTCGGCGTCGACGAACTGACGGCACCGAACTCGCTGCGGCTCTACCGCGCCGACGCCCTCAACCACGAGATCCTCGTCCGCGGCAGTGATCCGGTGTTCGGCAAGGGCACCGACTCCCGGCTACTGGTGGACATCCCCCGAGGCTGA